Proteins encoded together in one Lysinibacter cavernae window:
- a CDS encoding ATP-dependent DNA helicase, which translates to MHDPHCSAGELPMTTTAYEIADAIGKPPPTAEQVLVIESDPHTPSLVIAGAGSGKTETMANRVLWLVANGHAQPSDILGLTFTRKAAGELAERITQRLDQLADVGLAQRRSDDLLDQPTVSTYNSFASSIVSERSLLVGREPNSVIIDESTAWRLARSIVASSDDERLIGIDKGVNRITDLVLHLERSLRENVRSTEDVSAVVHDFERLLDLPISEKPGKKTPYAALVTAVRDVGALSPLLDLVERYSSEKRRRGFMEFSDQVALALEICRRSPSTVSDYRARYKYVLLDEYQDTSVVQTWLLSTLFSQQSVMAVGDPHQSIYGWRGASADNLDQFARQFAGGTCKTLSLLTSWRNAKRVLDAANRVVGPLSNAAASDQASEQAVVADAPGASAQDVQLLGPRPGAPDGTVSAYMAETITEEAAFLADWMAEQLATATTENPITAAVICRNRSTMPLFAEALTARGVPNRILGLGGLLSSSEVIDIVSMLRCIWFTDAGSALIRILTSPRWRLGVSDLAALHSAARWLSAHGGIGQQPLSDEQNEAKRHSLAPEDSVSLIDALDSVQDAPDNHPMLRGFSDAGLSRARDAARTIAAIRTRSSLGIADLVRIIEKELRLDLEVLAVTGYRKQTQQSVREALIHARRNLDALYDLIAHFLAVDEEGTLASFLAWIEHAEQQDSMAARPEAPDPNAVQLITAHGSKGLEWDVVAVPRLVEGEFPAASRTGDGWLRLGQLPDELKGDANSLPQLDWRNAETQQEFIESLAAYKQESKDHRGYEERRLMYVAVTRARDALLLTGSFWAGQTKPKGPSPFLLELADAGMIAALPEQSEYDENPIDPHSSADLWPADPLGARRPVVEAAAAAVVNQLRDAELRHSALNDGQQRDDGGQPVDDDIRARIPDNLLTDIDLLLAERAANQRRNTDLELPDRITASRFKDFVTGSQEVANSMRRPVPQKPFTQTRLGTQFHAWVEERYATPRGTADTLDASVFELDEEADENGSIVMGAEPNANRGSVAETSAFEQLKATFEASPWGGREPHEVEREIHIRFAGRTLICKIDAVYSSMIDGEEHFDVVDWKTGKVPRTDQERADRQLQLALYRIAYAEWKGVPTDRVSVALYYVGADTIIRPESLPGRAELEAMWIDAVTAPNSGWKRE; encoded by the coding sequence GTGCACGATCCACACTGTTCGGCCGGTGAGCTTCCGATGACAACAACGGCCTACGAAATCGCCGATGCCATCGGCAAGCCGCCACCCACCGCAGAACAGGTGCTCGTCATCGAGTCCGACCCACACACACCGTCACTTGTTATAGCGGGCGCCGGCAGCGGCAAGACCGAAACGATGGCTAACCGTGTGCTGTGGCTGGTGGCCAACGGGCATGCACAGCCGTCCGACATCCTTGGCCTCACGTTTACGCGCAAAGCCGCTGGTGAACTCGCCGAGCGTATTACTCAGCGGCTCGACCAGCTGGCCGATGTCGGCCTCGCCCAGCGACGAAGCGACGATTTGCTCGATCAGCCAACGGTATCCACCTATAATTCGTTTGCCAGTTCAATCGTGAGCGAACGCAGCCTGCTCGTTGGGCGCGAACCAAATTCCGTCATCATCGATGAATCAACGGCTTGGCGTCTTGCCCGCTCAATTGTGGCTTCGAGCGACGACGAACGGCTGATCGGCATAGATAAAGGGGTCAACAGAATCACCGACCTCGTGTTGCATCTCGAACGGTCACTGCGCGAAAACGTGCGCAGCACCGAGGATGTCAGTGCCGTTGTTCACGATTTTGAGCGACTGCTTGATCTTCCGATCAGCGAAAAACCCGGAAAGAAGACTCCATACGCAGCCCTTGTCACGGCCGTTCGCGACGTCGGTGCTCTCTCTCCACTGCTCGACCTTGTCGAACGCTACAGCTCCGAAAAACGGCGCCGTGGATTTATGGAGTTTTCAGATCAGGTGGCGCTCGCACTCGAAATCTGCCGCCGTTCGCCCTCCACCGTCAGCGATTACCGGGCACGCTATAAATATGTGCTGCTTGACGAATATCAAGACACCTCCGTTGTTCAAACCTGGTTGCTGTCGACCTTGTTCTCTCAGCAGAGTGTCATGGCGGTCGGAGACCCGCACCAATCAATTTACGGTTGGCGCGGAGCAAGCGCCGACAACCTTGATCAGTTTGCACGTCAGTTTGCCGGTGGAACATGCAAGACCCTGTCACTGCTGACCAGTTGGCGCAACGCAAAACGCGTTCTTGACGCGGCGAATCGGGTGGTCGGGCCGCTTTCGAACGCCGCAGCATCCGACCAAGCATCCGAGCAAGCAGTCGTGGCTGACGCGCCCGGTGCGTCGGCACAAGACGTGCAGCTCCTCGGACCGCGTCCGGGCGCGCCCGACGGCACCGTTTCTGCGTACATGGCTGAAACAATCACCGAGGAGGCGGCTTTTCTCGCCGATTGGATGGCCGAACAGCTCGCCACGGCAACCACGGAAAACCCGATCACTGCCGCAGTGATTTGCCGCAACCGTTCGACCATGCCCCTGTTCGCCGAAGCCCTGACCGCGCGAGGCGTGCCCAATAGAATCCTCGGTCTTGGCGGCCTCCTCAGCAGTTCAGAGGTGATCGACATCGTCTCCATGCTTCGCTGCATCTGGTTTACCGATGCCGGCTCGGCGCTCATTCGCATCCTCACGAGTCCCCGATGGAGGCTCGGGGTGAGTGACCTTGCCGCCCTGCATTCGGCGGCTCGCTGGCTCTCCGCGCACGGCGGAATCGGTCAGCAGCCGCTTTCCGACGAACAAAACGAAGCAAAGCGTCATTCTCTGGCGCCGGAAGACAGCGTGTCACTCATCGACGCGCTCGACTCGGTGCAAGATGCCCCCGATAATCACCCAATGCTGAGAGGCTTCAGCGACGCAGGCCTCAGCCGTGCGAGAGATGCCGCACGTACCATTGCAGCGATCAGAACTCGAAGCAGCCTTGGCATCGCCGACCTCGTTCGCATCATCGAAAAAGAGCTGCGGCTCGACCTCGAAGTGCTTGCGGTGACGGGCTATCGCAAGCAGACGCAGCAGTCCGTGCGTGAAGCGCTCATCCACGCACGCAGAAACCTCGACGCGTTGTACGACCTCATCGCGCACTTTCTTGCGGTTGACGAAGAAGGCACCCTTGCGAGCTTCCTTGCCTGGATCGAACACGCCGAGCAGCAAGACAGCATGGCAGCCAGGCCAGAAGCACCAGACCCCAACGCCGTACAGCTCATCACCGCTCACGGTTCAAAAGGTCTTGAATGGGATGTTGTTGCGGTGCCAAGACTTGTCGAGGGGGAGTTCCCCGCGGCCAGCCGAACTGGCGACGGTTGGCTGAGGCTTGGCCAACTGCCCGACGAGCTCAAAGGCGACGCCAACTCACTGCCACAGCTGGACTGGCGCAACGCCGAAACCCAGCAGGAGTTCATTGAATCGCTCGCCGCGTATAAGCAAGAGTCCAAAGACCACAGAGGCTACGAAGAACGCCGGTTGATGTATGTCGCCGTTACCAGGGCGCGCGATGCGCTCCTTCTCACCGGATCGTTTTGGGCCGGCCAGACCAAACCAAAGGGTCCAAGCCCGTTCCTCCTCGAACTCGCCGACGCCGGGATGATCGCTGCGTTACCAGAGCAGAGCGAATACGACGAAAATCCGATAGACCCGCACTCATCAGCCGACCTGTGGCCTGCCGACCCCCTTGGCGCACGTCGACCAGTTGTAGAGGCGGCTGCGGCTGCCGTAGTCAACCAGCTTCGAGACGCTGAGCTGAGGCATAGCGCCCTCAATGACGGGCAGCAACGCGACGATGGTGGGCAGCCGGTCGACGACGATATTCGAGCGCGCATTCCCGACAACCTGCTCACCGATATCGACCTACTGCTTGCAGAACGTGCCGCCAACCAGCGACGGAACACCGATCTCGAACTCCCAGACCGCATAACTGCATCTCGGTTCAAAGACTTTGTAACAGGGTCGCAGGAAGTCGCCAATAGTATGCGACGGCCGGTTCCACAAAAACCCTTCACCCAGACGCGTCTTGGCACCCAGTTTCACGCATGGGTCGAGGAACGCTATGCCACTCCGCGTGGCACCGCTGACACCCTCGATGCCTCGGTGTTCGAGCTTGACGAAGAAGCCGATGAAAACGGCTCGATCGTCATGGGCGCTGAACCCAACGCCAACAGGGGAAGCGTCGCCGAGACGAGCGCATTCGAACAGCTCAAGGCGACCTTCGAAGCCTCACCTTGGGGCGGCCGAGAACCTCACGAAGTAGAACGTGAGATTCACATCCGCTTCGCCGGTCGTACCCTCATCTGCAAGATTGATGCCGTCTACTCGTCAATGATCGATGGCGAAGAGCACTTCGACGTTGTTGACTGGAAAACAGGCAAAGTACCCCGCACCGATCAAGAACGTGCCGACCGTCAGCTCCAGCTGGCCCTGTATCGAATCGCCTATGCCGAGTGGAAAGGCGTGCCAACAGACCGAGTGAGCGTTGCGCTCTACTACGTGGGCGCCGATACCATCATCCGGCCAGAAAGCCTGCCCGGTCGTGCCGAACTCGAAGCGATGTGGATTGACGCCGTCACCGCCCCAAACTCGGGGTGGAAACGAGAATAG
- a CDS encoding phosphotransferase — MVRSHLTLAALATSAVSNLEVTQVHEHTFGGSGDYTSAVLGTAGGEQLIIRIPTSQTAETHQSADLLGLAALTQGARKGLPFAVAEPLGQTRAGNTRAVVYGYLEGRKVDENDLGPDTTAIPSLAKAIAAIHRLPSSLIIEAGLPVRSAAEVREETTRLLARAEATRLVPSSVLNRWQAVMNDTDLWQFSGTVVNGGLSADSFLFTEDAEVAAILDWSELRVSDPALDFAWLTSAPSQSQVTVVAEYAQLRDIPNPVDVLRRAEFYSELNIARWLLHGKDSHDQNVVDDAVNMFAVLVDRISVEAERAGASVMSVTQVQDYLDQVPADVSLRTRTEAEGLLDDSQRIDLGHDEFDDDDHDGVNHNGANDDGADHDRNGAGYDRADHDRADGSSADRNSTDVITDSRTSLRDATASRRVTRPAESSDAATSSRTTGKSSPSSSSTHDADHQVTEPIERDLLD; from the coding sequence ATGGTTCGCTCACATCTCACTCTAGCCGCGCTGGCCACCTCGGCGGTCTCGAACCTTGAGGTCACTCAGGTCCACGAGCATACGTTTGGCGGCTCCGGCGACTACACATCTGCGGTGCTTGGCACGGCCGGCGGCGAACAACTCATCATACGCATCCCCACCTCCCAGACTGCTGAAACGCACCAGTCGGCCGACCTCCTCGGCCTCGCTGCCCTGACCCAGGGTGCCCGCAAAGGCCTTCCCTTTGCCGTCGCCGAACCGCTTGGGCAGACTCGCGCCGGCAACACCAGGGCTGTTGTCTACGGATACCTGGAGGGCAGGAAGGTCGATGAGAACGACCTCGGGCCAGATACAACTGCAATCCCTTCGCTTGCCAAGGCAATCGCCGCGATTCACCGACTGCCAAGTTCACTCATCATCGAAGCTGGCCTTCCCGTGCGTAGCGCTGCAGAGGTTCGAGAAGAGACCACGCGTCTCCTTGCGCGCGCCGAAGCAACGCGACTTGTGCCGTCAAGCGTGCTCAACCGTTGGCAGGCCGTCATGAACGATACCGACCTGTGGCAGTTCAGTGGCACGGTCGTCAACGGAGGGCTGTCGGCCGATTCGTTCCTCTTCACCGAGGATGCCGAAGTTGCCGCCATCCTCGATTGGTCCGAACTTCGCGTGTCAGATCCGGCTCTCGACTTTGCGTGGCTGACGAGCGCACCCTCGCAGAGCCAAGTCACGGTAGTTGCGGAGTATGCTCAGCTTCGCGATATCCCTAACCCTGTTGATGTACTCCGCCGTGCAGAGTTTTATTCAGAACTCAATATTGCCCGTTGGTTGCTTCACGGCAAAGACTCGCATGACCAAAACGTGGTCGATGACGCTGTCAACATGTTTGCGGTACTCGTTGACCGCATCAGCGTTGAGGCCGAACGCGCCGGTGCTTCGGTTATGAGCGTGACGCAGGTGCAGGACTATCTCGACCAAGTTCCGGCCGATGTGTCTCTGAGGACTCGCACCGAGGCCGAGGGTCTGCTCGACGATAGCCAACGCATCGACCTTGGGCATGACGAGTTTGACGATGACGACCACGACGGCGTCAACCACAACGGTGCCAACGACGACGGTGCGGACCATGACCGCAACGGTGCCGGCTACGACCGTGCCGACCACGACCGTGCCGATGGCTCCTCTGCCGACCGGAACAGTACCGATGTGATTACGGACTCGCGCACGTCACTTCGTGACGCAACCGCTTCTCGCCGGGTGACCCGTCCCGCCGAGTCGTCTGATGCGGCAACGTCTTCTCGTACAACAGGCAAGAGTTCGCCATCATCGTCGTCAACTCACGATGCAGACCATCAGGTCACGGAACCGATCGAGCGCGACCTGCTCGACTAG
- the nudC gene encoding NAD(+) diphosphatase encodes MTNRQPLHLPLSAPVKNRDAATRENDEALAAARQDPRALFLVLWRGDVLLESPVNSGDGSGFETNVEPSAAAGERPRIRLVPSSEVPGTGEDFFLGRQDGLDSSGAPIFVRVLREEPDPVHPFMNLRSMAHELSAEDAALCVEAVAVQNWQARYGFSPTTGRETVVKHGGWMREDPESGEQFFPRTDPAVIVLVRDTDDRVLLGSNVLWETGRFSLLAGFVEAGESLEAAVAREVLEESGLRIVDPVYRGSQPWPFPRSLMLGFEARIAPDEDPLNARPDGQEIVDLRWVSRADILADDSTLILPGKSSIARALLDAWLAEEQ; translated from the coding sequence ATGACCAATCGGCAACCGCTACACCTTCCGCTGAGCGCACCGGTGAAGAACCGCGATGCAGCGACGCGGGAAAATGACGAGGCACTTGCTGCAGCTCGCCAAGACCCTCGAGCGTTGTTTCTGGTGTTGTGGCGCGGTGACGTTCTTCTCGAAAGCCCAGTGAACTCGGGTGACGGCTCTGGTTTCGAGACAAATGTTGAGCCGAGCGCTGCCGCTGGCGAGCGGCCGCGTATCCGGTTGGTGCCCAGCAGTGAGGTGCCAGGAACCGGAGAAGATTTTTTCCTCGGTCGGCAAGACGGGCTCGACTCGTCGGGAGCGCCCATCTTCGTTCGTGTGCTGCGTGAAGAACCCGACCCCGTGCATCCCTTCATGAATCTGCGAAGCATGGCGCACGAGCTGTCGGCGGAGGACGCCGCGCTCTGTGTTGAGGCGGTGGCCGTTCAGAACTGGCAAGCGCGCTACGGTTTTTCTCCGACGACTGGTCGCGAAACAGTGGTGAAGCACGGAGGCTGGATGCGCGAAGATCCAGAGTCTGGCGAACAGTTTTTCCCGCGTACCGATCCAGCGGTAATTGTCTTGGTTCGGGACACGGATGATCGTGTCTTGCTCGGGTCAAACGTTCTCTGGGAAACCGGTCGATTCTCACTCCTCGCCGGATTTGTTGAGGCGGGGGAGTCACTCGAGGCTGCGGTTGCTCGCGAGGTGCTTGAGGAATCCGGGCTTCGTATCGTTGACCCTGTGTACCGTGGCTCCCAGCCATGGCCATTTCCTCGTTCGCTCATGCTTGGGTTTGAGGCGAGGATCGCGCCCGACGAGGATCCGCTGAATGCACGCCCTGATGGCCAAGAGATTGTTGACCTGCGTTGGGTGAGTCGCGCGGACATCCTTGCCGACGACAGCACGCTGATCCTGCCAGGAAAATCGTCAATAGCGCGAGCGCTTCTTGACGCGTGGCTTGCTGAGGAACAATGA
- a CDS encoding ATP-dependent helicase, protein MSNSSAASVLSHLDAEQRQAALALRGPVCILAGAGTGKTRTITHRIAYGVQSGVYSPQRVLALTFTTRAAAELRSRLRALGAPGVSARTFHSAALSQLSFFWPQVVGGAAPAVISGKGRLVGQAAEQLHLRLDAEAIRDVAAEIEWRKVNLLSPAQYEQKSVLRPRPPGLSQQQLIELMAMYEKLKDDRRQIDFEDVLLLTTGLLANEPRVALQVHEQYRHFVVDEYQDVSPLQQTLLNAWLGDRKDLCVVGDASQTIYSFAGASSDYLLRFGSTYPDAEVVRLERNYRSLSPIVSAANALMRGQRGALTLKPATALQNAGEPPVVMIADHDRAEAEMVADQIAARIGEGVSPRNMAVLFRLNMQSAMLESALALRGISYQVRGAGRFFDRPVIKQAIHALRAAALAAADEPLFQSVSDVLRSLGWSQEPPEGTGATREKWDSLGALMSIADEAPPGTTFRQFADDLLERQRSQHEPTLDAVTLATIHTAKGLEWDDVYVIGLSEGLLPISYAETLDAIAEERRLFYVAVTRARHHLRLSWARRGNRTRERAPSRFLREMSL, encoded by the coding sequence ATGAGCAATAGCAGTGCCGCCTCGGTCTTGAGCCACCTCGACGCCGAGCAGCGCCAGGCCGCTCTCGCCCTCCGCGGGCCCGTCTGCATTTTGGCCGGCGCAGGGACAGGAAAAACGAGGACCATCACGCATCGCATTGCCTACGGCGTGCAGAGCGGAGTGTATTCGCCCCAGCGGGTGCTCGCACTGACGTTTACAACGAGGGCGGCTGCGGAGCTCAGGTCGAGACTCAGGGCCCTTGGTGCGCCGGGAGTCAGCGCGCGCACCTTTCACTCGGCCGCGCTGTCGCAGCTGAGCTTCTTCTGGCCACAGGTTGTTGGTGGCGCAGCACCGGCCGTGATCTCTGGCAAGGGCAGACTCGTTGGACAGGCCGCTGAGCAGCTTCACCTTCGGCTGGATGCTGAGGCTATTAGGGATGTTGCGGCCGAGATCGAGTGGCGAAAGGTCAACCTGCTGTCGCCAGCGCAGTACGAACAGAAATCGGTGCTGCGTCCACGTCCTCCTGGGCTGAGTCAACAACAGCTCATCGAGCTCATGGCTATGTATGAAAAGCTCAAGGACGATCGCCGCCAGATCGACTTTGAGGATGTGCTGCTGCTGACGACTGGTCTGCTCGCCAACGAGCCTCGGGTCGCGCTGCAAGTCCACGAACAGTACCGCCACTTTGTTGTTGACGAGTACCAGGACGTTTCGCCCCTCCAGCAGACACTCCTGAATGCGTGGCTTGGCGATCGCAAAGACCTTTGCGTTGTAGGGGACGCGAGTCAGACTATTTATTCGTTTGCTGGGGCTTCGAGCGATTACCTGCTTCGGTTCGGCTCGACCTATCCGGATGCTGAGGTGGTGCGGCTTGAGCGCAACTACCGGTCGCTGAGCCCGATCGTTTCGGCCGCAAACGCACTGATGCGAGGGCAGCGTGGGGCCCTCACGCTGAAACCGGCGACGGCCTTGCAAAACGCCGGAGAGCCCCCGGTTGTCATGATTGCCGATCATGACCGAGCCGAAGCCGAGATGGTTGCCGACCAGATCGCTGCCCGCATCGGGGAGGGTGTTTCGCCACGCAATATGGCGGTGCTGTTCCGGTTGAATATGCAGTCGGCCATGCTTGAGAGCGCGTTGGCGCTTCGGGGCATTAGCTACCAGGTCAGGGGAGCGGGGCGCTTCTTCGACCGGCCAGTCATTAAGCAGGCAATCCATGCCTTGCGGGCTGCCGCCCTTGCCGCGGCAGATGAGCCGCTGTTTCAATCGGTGAGCGATGTGCTTCGGTCGCTCGGTTGGAGCCAAGAACCGCCAGAGGGCACCGGCGCGACTCGGGAAAAATGGGATTCTCTTGGCGCGCTCATGAGCATTGCTGATGAGGCGCCACCTGGGACGACGTTCCGTCAGTTTGCAGATGACTTGCTTGAGCGGCAGCGGTCGCAGCACGAGCCAACGCTTGACGCCGTGACTCTTGCGACCATACACACGGCTAAGGGCCTCGAATGGGACGACGTCTACGTCATCGGGTTGAGCGAGGGACTGCTCCCGATTTCCTATGCCGAGACCCTTGACGCAATTGCAGAAGAACGACGCCTGTTTTATGTTGCAGTGACACGTGCTCGCCATCACTTGCGGCTTTCGTGGGCAAGACGCGGTAACCGGACTCGAGAGCGTGCCCCATCGAGGTTTCTCCGAGAGATGTCGCTGTAG
- a CDS encoding zinc-dependent metalloprotease, giving the protein MADNDPTGDNDQTPDDEFQRILRDLLAGKPVEGLPDGIAIDPAQFANAAGLPNDPAAIAALFSNIQQAMNAQGDGIDWSLSINNAKAIAQPKTLEVTDAERTAFDQELAVAALWLSEATDITELAETPRLLTRTEWITRTMPTWSQLAEPVALSISNALTSAMQENAPEEMRAALGGASKLIRNIGGALFATQLGQVVGQLSQEVVSGGDIGIPLVEHDIATLLPQNVAEFGDGLDIPIDQVRLYLAVRELAHARLFRHAKWLRLHLISAITEYARGIHIDMSRLEEFASEFDPSNAEELRQALTTGAFIPAKTDAQLSAHARLESMLALIEGWVDVVTADATRRLPKADAIAETVRRRRATGGPAESAFSTLVGLELRPRRLREAATMWRRVAEVGGAEARDNLWDHPDILPTSDEIDAPELLLARLGLIEGAPTDDAESEFDQALAQLLSDDSSDRPVENDRGGIVDDQNPDAANGTPDGGDDPRPV; this is encoded by the coding sequence ATGGCTGACAACGACCCAACCGGCGACAACGACCAGACGCCCGACGACGAGTTCCAGCGCATCCTTCGCGACCTGCTCGCAGGCAAGCCGGTCGAAGGCTTGCCAGATGGAATCGCAATTGATCCTGCCCAGTTTGCCAACGCCGCTGGCCTTCCGAACGACCCTGCCGCAATCGCTGCCCTGTTTTCGAACATCCAACAGGCAATGAATGCGCAGGGTGACGGCATTGACTGGTCTCTCTCGATCAACAATGCAAAAGCAATCGCCCAGCCGAAGACCCTTGAAGTGACGGATGCCGAACGCACCGCATTTGATCAGGAGCTCGCCGTCGCCGCCCTGTGGCTTAGCGAAGCTACCGACATCACCGAGTTGGCAGAGACGCCGCGTCTGCTCACACGAACGGAGTGGATCACCCGCACCATGCCGACCTGGAGCCAACTCGCTGAGCCGGTCGCGCTCAGCATCTCAAACGCGCTGACGTCTGCGATGCAGGAAAACGCCCCAGAAGAGATGCGTGCCGCGCTTGGCGGCGCGAGCAAGCTCATCCGCAACATCGGTGGGGCTCTCTTCGCCACGCAACTCGGCCAGGTTGTTGGGCAGCTTTCGCAAGAGGTCGTGTCCGGTGGTGACATCGGGATCCCACTCGTTGAACACGATATCGCGACTCTGCTCCCACAAAACGTTGCCGAGTTTGGCGACGGGCTCGACATCCCAATCGACCAGGTGCGCCTGTACCTCGCGGTTCGTGAGCTGGCGCACGCGAGGTTGTTCCGTCACGCGAAGTGGCTCCGGCTGCACCTCATTAGCGCAATCACCGAGTATGCGCGTGGCATCCACATCGACATGTCACGCCTCGAGGAATTTGCGAGCGAGTTCGATCCGTCAAACGCGGAGGAGCTGCGTCAGGCGCTCACCACGGGTGCGTTCATCCCGGCAAAAACGGACGCCCAACTCTCCGCCCACGCCCGCCTCGAAAGCATGCTCGCCCTCATCGAAGGGTGGGTAGACGTTGTCACCGCCGATGCGACCCGCCGCTTGCCAAAGGCTGACGCAATCGCTGAGACCGTTCGCCGCAGAAGGGCAACGGGCGGGCCGGCCGAATCCGCGTTCTCGACCCTCGTCGGTCTTGAGCTTCGTCCCCGCCGGCTCCGTGAAGCCGCGACGATGTGGCGGAGGGTCGCCGAGGTCGGCGGTGCCGAGGCACGCGACAACCTCTGGGACCACCCAGATATCCTGCCAACAAGCGACGAAATTGATGCTCCCGAGTTGCTGCTCGCGCGTCTCGGGCTCATTGAAGGGGCTCCAACTGATGACGCCGAGTCAGAGTTCGATCAGGCGCTTGCGCAGCTCCTGTCGGATGACTCGTCAGACCGTCCCGTTGAGAATGACCGTGGTGGCATCGTTGACGACCAGAACCCGGATGCCGCAAACGGGACACCTGACGGCGGAGACGACCCCCGTCCGGTCTAG
- a CDS encoding YlbL family protein: MINNNPGEFGEHGTPVVPSVPLTPEAIRQRKRRRVATAALVVAALSIGTLALLPSPYVIEQPGPVYNTLGTVTIDEKQEPMIKIEGAPTHKTTGELNLLTVSMIGNPDQSASWLSIGLAWFDPAKTVVPIEAVFPPNVTTKQRNEENQVLMEDSQQTAIAASLTAQKIDFISHLTVGSIADKMPAKDVLEVGDIITSANGTPVTDADQLRSIIDSNGTENPVELTIERDGEAKSVSLTPVEISSNTGQTAVVIGIGLMTQYEFPIDVTIQLDRVGGPSAGMMFALGITDKMTEGDLAGGENISGTGTISADGTVGAIGGARQKVFAAASAGSTVFLLPAGNCPDLGTGLPKGIEVFPVETLNDSLAILDAVSSKSDMGTFDRCPVG; the protein is encoded by the coding sequence ATGATCAACAATAACCCCGGTGAATTTGGGGAACACGGGACGCCCGTTGTGCCATCCGTGCCCCTCACTCCTGAGGCCATCAGGCAACGGAAGCGCCGCCGCGTCGCAACTGCCGCTCTGGTGGTCGCCGCGCTCTCGATCGGCACGCTTGCCCTGCTGCCGTCTCCCTACGTCATTGAGCAGCCTGGCCCCGTGTACAACACGCTCGGCACGGTAACCATCGACGAGAAGCAAGAGCCCATGATCAAGATCGAGGGGGCGCCGACCCACAAAACCACGGGTGAGCTTAACCTGCTGACAGTCTCGATGATCGGAAACCCTGACCAATCGGCAAGTTGGTTATCCATCGGCCTCGCCTGGTTTGACCCCGCAAAAACCGTTGTGCCGATTGAGGCCGTATTTCCGCCAAACGTCACCACCAAACAGCGGAACGAAGAAAACCAAGTGCTCATGGAGGACTCGCAGCAGACCGCTATTGCAGCATCCCTGACCGCCCAAAAAATTGATTTCATCTCACACCTGACGGTTGGCTCGATTGCCGACAAGATGCCGGCAAAGGACGTGCTTGAGGTCGGCGACATCATCACGAGCGCGAACGGAACTCCGGTGACGGATGCCGACCAGCTCCGTTCAATCATCGACAGCAACGGCACCGAAAATCCGGTTGAACTGACGATTGAACGCGACGGTGAAGCCAAATCCGTTTCGCTTACACCCGTCGAAATTTCGTCGAATACCGGACAGACTGCGGTGGTCATTGGCATTGGCCTTATGACGCAGTACGAGTTCCCAATTGACGTCACTATTCAGCTTGACCGGGTTGGCGGACCAAGCGCTGGCATGATGTTCGCTCTCGGCATTACCGACAAGATGACCGAGGGAGATCTGGCCGGCGGCGAGAATATCTCGGGCACAGGAACGATCTCCGCTGATGGAACCGTTGGTGCCATTGGGGGAGCCCGCCAGAAGGTATTTGCAGCCGCATCTGCCGGATCCACGGTGTTTTTGCTTCCAGCAGGCAACTGTCCTGATCTTGGAACCGGACTACCGAAGGGCATTGAGGTGTTCCCCGTTGAGACCCTTAACGATTCGCTTGCCATCCTGGATGCCGTAAGCAGCAAGTCCGATATGGGCACCTTCGACCGCTGCCCAGTCGGCTGA